Within the Longimicrobiaceae bacterium genome, the region CGAGGTGGAGGCGCGGCGGAAGCCGGGGTCCTCCATCCCCAGGAACACCTTCTTGAACGGGACCATCCCGGCGTTGGTGAAGAGCAGCGTCGGGTCGTCGGCGGGCACCAGCGCGGACGACGGGCGCACCGCGTGGCCCTGCCGCGCGAAGTAGTCCAGGAATCGGGAACGGATCTCGTCAGAGCGCATGAGGCGTCTCGGCTTTGTCGGGGTCGGTCGCAAGCGGGGTAACATAACGCGCCGCAGGGTGCGTTCTCAAGGCGGGCTGTTCCTGGCTCACGCGGCTCTGTACGGCGCAAGCAGGATCTCAACCGCAACGCGCGTCCGCTCCTCCAGCGTCCCGTCGCGCACCACGGCCCATACCATCCGCGCGCCGTTGGTCGCCACCTGGACGGCCTCCGCCAGCCGCGCGGGGTCCGCCGCTGCCGACAGCTCCCCCCGGGCGACGGCCTCCTCCAGCAGCGACCGGAGCGCGTCCCGCTCGGCCCGGAAGTACGCCAGCGCCGGCTCGTGGAAGTCCGGGTCCGTGAGGTCCATCTGGAAGAAGGCGAGGTGGTTCGCCAGCTCCTCCGGGGTGTGCACGTGCCTCCCCATCGCGGTGGCGAAGTCCAGGAGCGCCGCGAGGGGTCCGTCGTGCCTCCGGCGGATCGCCGCGACCTGCTGGTGCACCCCGCCCACCCCCGTGCGGGCCAGGGCTAGCAGGAGGCCGCGCTTGGATCCGAAGCGCTGCACCAGCGCGCCCGCGGTGATCCCCGCCTCGGCGCCAACGTCGGCGAGCGTCATGCGGGCCGGGCCCAGGCGGCCGATCACCCGCGTCAGGGCGGCGAAGATCTCCGCGTCGGTGGCGGAGCGAGGGCGTGGAGACATGGCTTGACGATAGCTGAACCGCCGTTTAGAATCAAGCAGCT harbors:
- a CDS encoding TetR/AcrR family transcriptional regulator; this translates as MSPRPRSATDAEIFAALTRVIGRLGPARMTLADVGAEAGITAGALVQRFGSKRGLLLALARTGVGGVHQQVAAIRRRHDGPLAALLDFATAMGRHVHTPEELANHLAFFQMDLTDPDFHEPALAYFRAERDALRSLLEEAVARGELSAAADPARLAEAVQVATNGARMVWAVVRDGTLEERTRVAVEILLAPYRAA